From a region of the Leishmania major strain Friedlin complete genome, chromosome 32 genome:
- a CDS encoding putative chaperone protein DNAj, which produces MSDVSIYALRGTSALYEVLGVSRNATQREIRQGYYRLAVLYHPDKNPEGSDIFKEVCFAHGILSDPEQRALYDSGTLRAELESRARACDPSMDPGVELSPEDLRVFVDRVRQTQEANRQVQSTFELRREEEMKRRAEFDAKNPSFKAEYEQARHLRQHGCRGSTSAAHARASATADLSKTVPPKVRTSAEVLAELQREEEERLYGNPGIGSVDSSSSKRAESDGLSTKHHMMSHYRATHREASGAESLSNSYSGGSTAATVRRRQLETTRLPFVRAHCETPQYSETISATVQAYANYDYLTFVEGGSMDHGELEGAIMADALGNYDRHH; this is translated from the coding sequence ATGAGCGACGTCAGCATTTATGCACTCAGAGGCACGTCTGCCCTTTATGAGGTGCTCGGTGTCTCGCGGAACGCCACGCAGCGCGAGATTCGCCAGGGCTACTACAGGCTTGCGGTGCTCTACCACCCCGACAAAAACCCAGAAGGGTCGGATATCTTCAAAGAGGTTTGCTTTGCCCATGGAATTCTCTCTGACCCAGAGCAGCGCGCCTTGTACGACAGCGGTACGCTGCGTGCCGAGCTCGAGTCGAGGGCGCGCGCCTGCGACCCTTCCATGGACCCAGGTGTGGAACTGAGCCCAGAGGACCTGCGTGTTTTTGTGGACCGCGTGCGACAGACTCAGGAGGCCAATCGACAGGTGCAGTCTACCTTTGAGCTgaggcgcgaggaggagatgaagcGAAGGGCAGAGTTTGATGCCAAGAACCCGTCCTTTAAGGCGGAGTATGAGCAAGCGCGCCACCTGCGACAGCACGGCTGCAGAGGCTCCACTTCTGCAGCTCATGCACGTGCTTCCGCCACTGCAGACTTATCGAAGACAGTACCACCCAAGGTGCGTACTTCCGCCGAGGTTCTGgctgagctgcagcgggaggaggaagagcgccTCTATGGAAATCCCGGAATCGGCTCAGTCGActcaagcagcagcaaaagAGCGGAGAGCGACGGCCTCTCTACAAAGCATCACATGATGTCGCACTATCGCGCCACTCACAGAGAAGCTAGCGGAGCCGAAAGTCTTAGCAACTCctacagcggcggcagcaccgcagccaccgtgcgccgccgccaactAGAAACCACACGCTTGCCGTTTGTCAGGGCGCACTGCGAGACGCCTCAATACAGCGAAACGATTAGTGCGACGGTGCAGGCGTATGCAAACTATGACTACCTCACTTTCGTTGAAGGGGGTAGTATGGATCACGGGGAACTGGAGGGGGCGATCATGGCCGATGCCTTGGGCAACTACGACCGACACCACTGA
- a CDS encoding putative protein phosphatase 2A catalytic subunit: MLTEILDIDEHLATLNRCENIGEADVKRLCLKAKEIFTSEENVHKIPAPCTIVGDIHGQFYDLLELFRVGGEIPDTNYVFMGDFVDRGYHSVESFLLLLVLKIKYSRRVALVRGNHESRQITQVYGFYDECLRKYGSINVWRYCTDVFDLLPLASVVEGKIFCVHAGLSPSIQTVDQMRSIRRNCEVPHEGAMCDLLWSDPEDIDGWGLSPRGAGYLFGGDVVCQFNETNKLDLICRSHQLVMEGYKAMFNDTLVTVWSAPNYCYRCGNVASILELDEHLNKNFKIFEAAPAEAREAGQRNEVPAYFL; encoded by the coding sequence ATGTTAACAGAAATATTGGACATTGACGAGCACCTCGCCACCCTCAACCGGTGCGAGAACATCGGCGAGGCGGATGTGAAGCGGCTGTGCTTGAAGGCAAAGGAGATTTTCACGAGTGAGGAGAACGTGCACAAGATCCCGGCTCCGTGCACCATCGTGGGCGACATCCATGGCCAATTCTACGACCTCCTGGAGCTCTTCCGCGTCGGTGGCGAAATCCCGGACACAAACTACGTCTTCATGGGCGATTTCGTAGACCGAGGCTACCATAGCGTAGAGTCGTTCCTGTTGCTACTTGTGCTCAAGATCAAGTACTCTCGTCGCgttgcgctggtgcgcggcaACCACGAGTCGCGCCAAATTACGCAGGTGTACGGCTTCTACGATGAGTGCTTGCGCAAGTACGGCAGCATCAACGTGTGGCGCTACTGCACGGACGTGTTCGATCTCTTGCCCCTAGCGAGCGTCGTGGAAGGGAAGATCTTCTGCGTGCACGCTGGTCTGTCGCCATCGATACAGACGGTGGACCAGATGCGTTCCATCCGCCGTAACTGCGAGGTGCCGCACGAAGGCGCCATGTGCGACTTGCTCTGGTCCGATCCGGAGGACATTGACGGCTGGGGTctgtcgccgcgcggcgccggctaCCTGTTCGGCGGTGATGTCGTGTGCCAGTTCAACGAGACAAACAAGCTAGACCTCATCTGCCGCTCCCATCAGCTGGTGATGGAGGGATACAAGGCTATGTTCAATGACACGCTTGTGACGGTCTGGTCGGCGCCCAACTACTGTTACCGCTGTGGTAACGTTGCGTCTATTTTGGAGCTGGACGAGCACCTGAACAAGAACTTCAAGATTTTTGAGGCTGCgccggcagaggcgcgcgaGGCTGGTCAGCGGAACGAGGTACCAGCCTACTTCCTTTAG